The following are from one region of the Mycolicibacterium diernhoferi genome:
- a CDS encoding DNA polymerase III subunits gamma/tau, which produces MALYRKYRPASFAEVVGQEHVTAPLSTALSAGRINHAYLFSGPRGCGKTSSARILARSLNCEQGPTPTPCGVCDSCVALAPNGPGNVDVSELDAASHGGVDDTRELRDRAFYAPAQSRYRIFIIDEAHMVTNAGFNALLKIVEEPPDHLIFVFATTEPEKVLPTIRSRTHHYPFRLLAPKTMRTLLERICRDEGVTVEDAVYPLVIRAGGGSPRDSLSVLDQLVAGADNNHVVYQRALSLLGATDVALIDEAVDALAAGDAEALFGAVESVIDAGHDPRRFATDLLERFRDLIVLQAVPDAADRGVVDAPDGVLDRMREQAGKLGAATLARYAEVVHAGLGEMRGATAPRLLLEVVCARLLLPSAHDTESALLQRIERIETRLDMAIPGDGAVPQATAPIPARQFVRASRAQAAAESAPASPPEPAPAPPPEPAPAPPSAPVPTPPPTPVPQPRPLPQPEPAPAPEPVAPTPPPVPEPEPVPPPAAAPPAPAVGQPDAAAVRAMWDTVREKVNARSKPVNAMLADAIVRALDGDTLVLSHRAPPLARRLSEQRNTDVIREALKDALGVNWQIRCVPDSGEPAPSDAGPAPRQDREAEEERMLAEASSDTSDVVRRDPEEVAIELLQNELGAKRIDQS; this is translated from the coding sequence GTGGCGCTCTACCGGAAGTACCGACCCGCAAGCTTCGCCGAGGTCGTCGGCCAGGAGCATGTCACCGCGCCGTTGTCGACGGCGCTGTCCGCCGGACGCATCAACCACGCGTACCTGTTCTCCGGGCCGCGCGGCTGCGGCAAGACGTCGTCGGCGCGCATCCTGGCCCGCTCGCTGAACTGCGAGCAGGGCCCCACCCCGACCCCGTGTGGGGTGTGCGACTCGTGTGTGGCGCTGGCGCCCAACGGCCCGGGCAATGTGGACGTGTCCGAACTGGACGCGGCCAGCCACGGTGGTGTGGACGACACCCGTGAACTGCGCGACCGCGCGTTCTACGCGCCGGCCCAGTCGCGGTACCGCATCTTCATCATCGATGAGGCCCACATGGTCACCAACGCGGGCTTCAACGCGCTGCTCAAGATCGTCGAGGAGCCGCCGGACCACCTGATCTTCGTGTTCGCCACCACCGAGCCGGAGAAGGTGCTGCCCACCATCCGGTCCCGCACCCATCACTACCCGTTCCGGCTGCTGGCGCCCAAGACGATGCGCACCCTGCTGGAGCGGATCTGTCGTGACGAGGGCGTCACCGTGGAGGACGCCGTCTACCCGCTGGTGATCCGCGCCGGCGGCGGATCCCCGCGCGACAGCCTGTCGGTGCTCGACCAACTGGTCGCCGGCGCCGACAACAACCACGTCGTCTACCAGCGGGCGCTGTCCCTGCTGGGGGCGACCGACGTCGCGCTGATCGACGAGGCGGTCGACGCGCTGGCCGCCGGCGATGCCGAGGCGTTGTTCGGGGCGGTGGAGTCGGTGATCGACGCCGGACACGATCCGCGCCGGTTCGCCACCGATCTGCTGGAGCGTTTCCGCGATCTCATTGTGCTGCAAGCGGTTCCGGATGCCGCCGACCGTGGGGTGGTGGACGCCCCGGACGGTGTGCTGGATCGGATGCGTGAGCAGGCCGGCAAGCTGGGTGCGGCCACGCTGGCCCGCTATGCGGAAGTGGTGCACGCGGGTCTCGGCGAGATGCGCGGGGCCACCGCTCCGCGGCTGCTGCTCGAGGTGGTGTGCGCCCGGCTGCTGCTGCCCTCGGCGCACGACACCGAATCGGCTCTGCTGCAACGTATCGAGCGGATCGAGACCAGGCTGGACATGGCCATCCCCGGCGATGGCGCCGTGCCGCAGGCCACCGCGCCGATCCCGGCTCGGCAGTTCGTCCGGGCGAGCAGGGCGCAGGCTGCGGCCGAATCCGCGCCGGCATCCCCGCCCGAGCCCGCCCCGGCACCCCCGCCCGAGCCCGCCCCGGCACCTCCGTCGGCGCCCGTTCCGACGCCCCCACCGACGCCCGTGCCGCAGCCGCGGCCACTCCCGCAGCCCGAGCCCGCCCCGGCACCCGAGCCGGTGGCGCCGACCCCGCCGCCGGTCCCCGAACCCGAGCCGGTCCCGCCGCCGGCCGCGGCGCCGCCCGCCCCGGCGGTCGGCCAGCCGGATGCCGCCGCGGTTCGTGCGATGTGGGACACCGTGCGCGAGAAGGTGAATGCCCGCAGCAAGCCGGTCAACGCCATGCTCGCGGACGCGATCGTCCGGGCGCTGGACGGCGACACCCTGGTGCTCAGCCACCGGGCGCCGCCGCTGGCCCGGCGACTCAGCGAGCAGCGCAACACCGACGTCATCCGGGAAGCGCTCAAGGACGCTCTCGGGGTCAACTGGCAGATCCGGTGCGTGCCGGACTCCGGGGAACCGGCACCCTCGGACGCCGGTCCGGCGCCGCGGCAGGACCGGGAAGCCGAGGAGGAGCGCATGCTGGCCGAGGCCAGCAGCGACACCTCGGATGTGGTGCGCCGCGATCCGGAGGAAGTGGCG
- a CDS encoding aminotransferase class I/II-fold pyridoxal phosphate-dependent enzyme, translating into MSFESPSFESLSRDELSVQHELQQRNYAELQAKGLALDLTRGKPSPAQLDLSNGLLELPGREDFRDGDGTDTRNYGGLQGLPELRAIFGELLGIPVANLIAGNNASLEFMHDTVVFSLLHGGVDSPRPWSAEPGVKFLCPAPGYDRHFAITESFGIEMLPVPLRENGPDVDLIEELVAADPAVRGMWCVPVYANPTGTTYSPDVVARLMQMKTAAPDFRLFWDNAYAVHTITPDFVEPIDVLGLAAAAGNPNRPLVFASTSKMTFAGAGVSFFGASAENLAWYLKHAGKKSIGPDKVNQLRHLRFFGDADGVRSHMQRHRDLLAPKFALVAEILADRLDASKIASWTDPKGGYFVSLDVLPGTAKRTVALAKDAGIAVTAAGASFPYGIDPDDKNIRIAPSFPAESDLRSAIDGLSTCALLAATESLLARD; encoded by the coding sequence GTGTCGTTTGAGTCGCCGTCGTTCGAGTCACTGAGCCGCGACGAACTGTCGGTTCAGCACGAGTTGCAACAGCGCAACTACGCCGAGCTACAGGCCAAAGGTCTCGCCCTCGACCTGACGCGCGGTAAACCGTCCCCGGCTCAGCTGGACCTGTCCAACGGGCTGCTCGAGCTGCCCGGGCGGGAGGACTTCCGCGACGGTGACGGCACCGATACCCGCAACTACGGCGGTCTGCAGGGCCTGCCCGAGCTGCGCGCGATCTTCGGCGAACTGCTCGGCATCCCGGTCGCCAACCTGATCGCGGGGAACAACGCCAGCCTGGAGTTCATGCACGACACGGTGGTGTTCTCGCTGCTGCACGGTGGTGTGGACTCGCCGCGCCCGTGGTCGGCGGAGCCGGGCGTGAAATTTCTCTGCCCGGCACCGGGCTACGACCGGCACTTCGCCATCACCGAGAGCTTCGGCATCGAGATGCTCCCGGTGCCGCTGCGCGAGAACGGGCCCGACGTCGACCTCATCGAGGAACTCGTCGCCGCCGACCCGGCCGTCCGGGGCATGTGGTGTGTGCCGGTCTACGCGAACCCGACCGGCACCACCTACTCGCCGGACGTCGTTGCGCGGCTGATGCAGATGAAGACCGCGGCGCCGGACTTCCGGCTGTTCTGGGACAACGCCTACGCGGTGCACACCATCACGCCCGACTTCGTCGAGCCGATCGACGTGCTGGGACTGGCCGCGGCCGCGGGCAACCCGAACCGGCCACTGGTGTTCGCCTCCACCTCCAAGATGACCTTCGCCGGTGCCGGGGTGAGCTTCTTCGGTGCCTCGGCGGAGAACCTCGCCTGGTACCTCAAGCACGCGGGCAAGAAGTCGATCGGCCCGGACAAGGTGAACCAGCTTCGTCACCTGCGGTTCTTCGGTGACGCCGACGGTGTCCGCTCGCACATGCAGCGCCACCGGGACCTCCTGGCACCCAAGTTCGCCCTCGTCGCCGAGATCCTGGCCGACCGCCTGGACGCGTCCAAGATCGCGTCCTGGACCGACCCCAAGGGCGGATATTTCGTCAGCCTCGATGTGCTGCCCGGTACCGCGAAGCGCACGGTTGCGCTCGCCAAGGACGCCGGCATCGCGGTCACCGCGGCGGGGGCGTCGTTCCCGTATGGCATCGACCCAGACGACAAGAACATCCGGATCGCGCCGAGTTTCCCGGCGGAGTCCGACCTGCGGTCCGCCATCGACGGTCTGTCGACGTGCGCGCTGCTGGCGGCCACCGAATCGCTGCTGGCACGTGACTGA
- a CDS encoding S1C family serine protease — protein sequence MRKVLSWWWLTALFTAFAAVLLVAPATAAADPAALAVAADQVEPSVVRLDTVVDYQHVMGTGTGFVIDGAGQVLTNHHVVQGADVITAVVGGRSFDADILGYDRGRDIAVLQLRGAGGLPVAALGDSTRIAIGDPVIAIGNARGSNSPLTREPGTITALGRTISAEDELTGAKTQMSGLFEIAAPVRSGDSGGPVINAAGQVIGVTTAATINFQTGPGGEGFAIPINEAMAIAGQIRSRTPSDTVHIGPPTLLGVGVSSAEQHSAFPGVLVHEVLRGGPAELAGLANGDVILTIDGTPIESAAGLTQVLDRHYPGDVIELTWVDRAGQHRTGKTTLGAGA from the coding sequence ATGCGCAAGGTCCTCTCTTGGTGGTGGCTCACCGCCCTGTTCACCGCGTTCGCTGCGGTCCTGCTGGTCGCCCCGGCCACGGCCGCCGCCGATCCCGCGGCACTGGCCGTGGCCGCCGATCAGGTCGAGCCCTCGGTGGTGCGGTTGGACACCGTCGTCGACTACCAACACGTGATGGGCACCGGCACCGGCTTCGTGATCGACGGCGCCGGCCAGGTCCTGACCAACCACCACGTCGTGCAGGGCGCCGACGTCATCACCGCGGTGGTGGGCGGGCGCTCCTTCGACGCCGACATCCTCGGTTACGACCGCGGCCGCGATATCGCGGTGCTCCAGCTGCGCGGGGCGGGTGGGCTGCCGGTGGCGGCGCTGGGCGACTCCACCCGCATCGCCATCGGAGATCCGGTGATCGCGATCGGCAATGCCCGCGGCAGCAACAGCCCACTGACCAGGGAACCCGGCACCATCACTGCGCTCGGCCGCACCATCAGCGCCGAAGATGAGCTGACCGGCGCCAAGACACAGATGTCCGGTCTCTTCGAGATCGCCGCGCCGGTGCGGTCCGGCGACTCCGGTGGACCGGTGATCAACGCCGCCGGGCAGGTCATCGGCGTGACCACCGCGGCGACGATAAATTTCCAGACCGGCCCGGGCGGCGAGGGCTTCGCGATCCCCATCAACGAGGCGATGGCCATCGCCGGTCAGATCCGGTCCCGCACGCCGTCGGACACCGTGCACATCGGTCCGCCCACCCTGCTCGGTGTCGGGGTGAGCAGCGCCGAACAGCACTCGGCCTTCCCCGGTGTCCTCGTGCACGAAGTACTGCGCGGCGGGCCCGCAGAACTGGCCGGCCTGGCCAACGGCGACGTCATCCTGACCATCGACGGGACACCGATCGAGTCCGCCGCGGGCCTGACCCAGGTCCTGGATCGGCACTACCCCGGCGACGTCATCGAGCTGACCTGGGTCGACCGGGCGGGCCAACACAGGACCGGAAAAACCACGCTGGGCGCGGGCGCGTGA
- the ligD gene encoding non-homologous end-joining DNA ligase, with protein MASKAEEIDVDGVLVRLTNRDKPYFPELGAQGTKGALFDYYLAVADRMVNLLRDRPVHLQRFPDGIDGEEIYQKRVPQKHPDYLQTCTVTFPSGRTADALKITHPSAIAWAAQMGSVTLHPWQVRCPDTEHPDELRIDLDPQPGTGFAEAAAVAVDVLKPLLDELGLVGYPKTSGGRGVHVFLRIATDWDFIAVRRAGIALAREVERRAPEAVTTSWWKEERGKRLFIDYNQNARDRTFASAYSARKTPIATVSTPLAWSELSSADPDDYTIATVPDFIAGRPDPWAGIDDDAQSIQVLLDMVKADEDRGLGDMPYPPSYPKMPGEPPRVQPSKKVAENWDEDGNPVKNG; from the coding sequence ATGGCGAGCAAGGCCGAAGAGATCGACGTCGACGGCGTACTGGTGCGGCTGACCAACCGCGACAAACCGTATTTTCCCGAACTCGGCGCCCAGGGCACCAAGGGGGCGCTGTTCGACTACTACCTCGCGGTTGCCGACCGGATGGTGAACCTGTTGCGGGACAGACCGGTTCACCTGCAGCGCTTCCCGGACGGCATCGACGGCGAGGAGATCTATCAGAAGCGCGTGCCGCAGAAGCACCCGGACTATCTGCAGACCTGCACCGTGACCTTCCCGTCCGGACGCACCGCCGACGCGCTCAAGATCACCCACCCGTCGGCCATCGCGTGGGCCGCCCAGATGGGCTCGGTGACGCTGCACCCGTGGCAGGTGCGCTGCCCGGACACCGAGCATCCCGACGAACTGCGCATCGACCTGGATCCGCAGCCCGGCACCGGATTCGCCGAGGCCGCCGCCGTGGCCGTCGATGTCCTCAAACCACTGCTGGACGAGCTGGGCCTGGTGGGCTATCCGAAGACCTCCGGCGGGCGCGGTGTGCACGTGTTCCTGCGTATCGCCACCGACTGGGACTTCATCGCGGTGCGCCGGGCGGGCATCGCGCTGGCGCGTGAGGTCGAGCGGCGCGCTCCCGAGGCGGTCACCACCTCCTGGTGGAAGGAGGAACGCGGCAAGCGGCTGTTCATCGATTACAACCAGAACGCCCGCGACCGCACGTTCGCCTCGGCGTACTCGGCGCGCAAGACGCCGATCGCCACCGTGTCGACACCGCTGGCGTGGTCGGAGTTGAGTTCTGCCGACCCCGACGATTACACGATCGCCACGGTGCCGGACTTCATCGCGGGCCGGCCCGACCCCTGGGCGGGCATCGATGATGACGCGCAGTCGATCCAGGTCCTGCTCGACATGGTGAAGGCCGACGAAGACCGTGGCCTGGGAGATATGCCGTATCCGCCGAGCTACCCGAAGATGCCGGGGGAGCCGCCACGGGTGCAGCCGAGCAAGAAGGTCGCCGAGAATTGGGACGAGGACGGAAACCCGGTCAAGAACGGCTGA